The Lytechinus pictus isolate F3 Inbred chromosome 17, Lp3.0, whole genome shotgun sequence genome contains a region encoding:
- the LOC129280284 gene encoding mucin-2-like isoform X2, protein MAVLVPFSDIQPKIYATTEKAKSRPSYLHDTGRRRTSSHHYIDLDVTSEEGGEDEDGESEERALEAADPEDPYVSLGAIRRKEERDKCESPLREGGLANCSQSLDDEFGTDYTILRSPLVPGMVPSPSLKSILRFTHDLTESSSYYQVPKNRSIDEDIYIDEDGASSQSDDEELEELKTTGVAGNFPERKSLRSRCPDSLPRNAPPPIPDRSPLYRRESTPITLGGFTQRTASTLGASMVNGLGSKTLSPATPVSRRDTSAVNKTTMMSSLLFEFRARHSVTNISSATVDDHDGLAGLSGNHPIDDIPPPLPPPRQTITPYPEKVQVTSPSPPPPSPPSPTPSSSSSSSPSPPPPPIPSPPSEDGVEDLSVLPIADFPPPLPERSLSLASLSSLTSGVSAASVASVDSVKSATSVESLTSLSSFTGLPMSDSQSFPDSIKTLKANNMNRYPTFSTMRHKRTETLGRMHDKGSVSLGRSVSCLSPHGHRNLAAANRKLPPLPISNKQSEVSPISDYTLEPKTTTFRRPRPFSSENILEGTRDFPPPLPADRSSSMENLLRQNRGYANSHGVPATGPATPPRMSATPSKSAAKVKRQRSYFASNRSRAPTQKPQIPTANIAPRPSPLSNIMLSLSKSHDGAIPRRHDPLPSHQATSTEDGDSDGNSDDDSDDDGDHNYLYPEAPTYDDTETYPSNSAALNVTPPTVPARIAKKSASLPRSCIKNLKDIPVDIATLSCDQIAQALRLLNIRDDIIDKLRSEKMNGELLKSMSEEILRTEFHMSQFHAIKVIKFVNGWRP, encoded by the exons ATGGCGGTTTTAGTTCCGTTTTCAGATATCCAACCAAAGATTTACGCAACTACAGAAAAGG CAAAATCCCGTCCATCTTATCTGCACGATACAGGGAGACGCCGAACCTCTAGTCATCACTACATTGACCTTGATGTAACTTCTGAAGAAG GCGGCGAGGATGAGGATGGCGAAAGTGAAGAGCGTGCCCTTGAAGCGGCCGATCCTGAGGACCCGTATGTTAGCCTTGGTGCTATACGGCGAAAAGAAG AGAGGGACAAATGCGAGAGTCCACTTAGAGAAGGGGGACTTGCAAATTGCAGTCAGTCACTCGATGATGAG TTTGGTACTGACTACACAATTCTCAGATCCCCTTTGGTCCCCGGCATGGTGCCGTCTCCCTCCTTGAAGAGCATCCTTCGGTTTACTCATGATTTGACTGAAAGCTCTTCGTACTACCAAGTACCGAAGAATAGGAGCATTGATGAGGATATTTATATCGATGAGGATGGTGCAAGTAGTCAGAGCGATGACGAGGAGCTAGAAGAGTTGAAAACAACCGGTGTGGCAG GAAACTTCCCAGAAAGAAAATCTCTAAGAAGTCGATGTCCTGACTCCCTTCCTCGCAATGCACCGCCTCCTATTCCAGACCGCTCACCACTTTATCGAAGAGAGTCCACGCCGATTACGCTAGGGGGATTTACACAAAGAACCGCTTCTACTTTGGGTGCTTCAATGGTTAATGGTTTGGGAAGTAAGACGCTTTCGCCAGCAACTCCAGTTTCACGTAGAGATACGTCAGCAGTGAACAAGACGACCATGATGTCGTCTCTGTTATTCGAATTTCGAGCTCGCCATAGTGTAACCAATATCTCGTCAGCTACGGTTGATGACCATGACGGTTTGGCCGGACTATCCGGAAACCACCCGATCGATGACATACCACcacctcttcctcctcctcggCAAACGATAACTCCCTATCCTGAAAAGGTCCAAGTAACATCACCGTCACCCCCACCACCGTCACCTCCATctccaacaccatcatcatcatcatcttcatcaccatcaccaccaccgccaccgaTTCCATCGCCACCTTCCGAAGACGGCGTGGAAGACTTGAGCGTGCTCCCTATCGCTGactttcctcctcctcttccagAGAGGTCGCTTTCTCTGGCTTCCTTGTCTTCGTTGACATCGGGGGTCTCGGCCGCCTCTGTAGCTTCTGTAGATTCAGTGAAATCAGCGACATCGGTGGAGAGTCTTACGAGCCTATCATCATTTACAGGCCTACCAATGTCAGATA GCCAAAGTTTCCCAGATTCAATCAAGACGTTGAAGGCGAATAATATGAATCGCTACCCAACATTCTCCACGATGCGACACAAACGCACTGAAACGCTCGGAAGGATGCATGACAAGGGAAGTGTTTCACTTGGGCGTTCCGTATCATGCTTGTCTCCACATGGCCATCGGAACCTCGCGGCCGCCAATCGGAAGTTGCCACCGCTTCCGATTAGCAATAAGCAGTCCGAGGTGTCACCGATTTCCGACTATACTCTTGAACCGAAGACAACGACTTTCAGACGACCACGTCCATTTAGTAGCGAGAACATCCTCGAAGGCACTCGGGATTTCCCACCTCCGCTTCCGGCAGACCGATCATCATCCATGGAGAACTTGCTTCGTCAAAATAGGG GTTATGCTAACTCACACGGAGTACCTGCTACGGGACCGGCTACACCGCCTCGGATGTCGGCGACGCCCTCAAAATCAGCTGCAAAAGTTAAACGTCAACGGAGCTACTTCGCTTCAAATCGCAGTAGGGCTCCGACGCAGAAGCCCCAAATCCCCACCGCCAACATTGCCCCGAGACCTTCACCACTAAGCAACATCATGCTCTCTCTTTCGAAGTCACACGACGGGGCTATACCTCGAAGACATGATCCATTACCTAGCCATCAAGCGACTTCAACAGAAGATGGCGATTCTGATGGCAATTCCGATGATGATTCCGATGATGATGGCGATCATAATTATCTCTATCCAGAGGCGCCGACATATGACGACACTGAAACGTACCCATCGAATAGTGCTGCTTTGAAT GTAACGCCTCCAACTGTACCGGCTCGAATCGCGAAAAAATCTGCCAGCCTACCCCGCAGTTGCATCAAGAATCTCAAGGACATACCAGTGGACATCGCTACCCTTAGCTGCGATCAGATCGCTCAGGCACTTCGTCTTCTTAACATCCGTGATGATATCATCGACAAACTCCGATCGGAAAAGATGAACGGCGAGCTTCTTAAGTCGATGTCAGAGGAGATACTTCGAACCGAGTTTCACATGTCGCAATTCCACGCCATCAAAGTCATCAAATTCGTCAATGGATGGCGACCCTAA
- the LOC129280284 gene encoding uncharacterized protein LOC129280284 isoform X1 has product MAVLVPFSDIQPKIYATTEKAKSRPSYLHDTGRRRTSSHHYIDLDVTSEEGGEDEDGESEERALEAADPEDPYVSLGAIRRKEERDKCESPLREGGLANCSQSLDDEFGTDYTILRSPLVPGMVPSPSLKSILRFTHDLTESSSYYQVPKNRSIDEDIYIDEDGASSQSDDEELEELKTTGVAGNFPERKSLRSRCPDSLPRNAPPPIPDRSPLYRRESTPITLGGFTQRTASTLGASMVNGLGSKTLSPATPVSRRDTSAVNKTTMMSSLLFEFRARHSVTNISSATVDDHDGLAGLSGNHPIDDIPPPLPPPRQTITPYPEKVQVTSPSPPPPSPPSPTPSSSSSSSPSPPPPPIPSPPSEDGVEDLSVLPIADFPPPLPERSLSLASLSSLTSGVSAASVASVDSVKSATSVESLTSLSSFTGLPMSDSQSFPDSIKTLKANNMNRYPTFSTMRHKRTETLGRMHDKGSVSLGRSVSCLSPHGHRNLAAANRKLPPLPISNKQSEVSPISDYTLEPKTTTFRRPRPFSSENILEGTRDFPPPLPADRSSSMENLLRQNRAGYANSHGVPATGPATPPRMSATPSKSAAKVKRQRSYFASNRSRAPTQKPQIPTANIAPRPSPLSNIMLSLSKSHDGAIPRRHDPLPSHQATSTEDGDSDGNSDDDSDDDGDHNYLYPEAPTYDDTETYPSNSAALNVTPPTVPARIAKKSASLPRSCIKNLKDIPVDIATLSCDQIAQALRLLNIRDDIIDKLRSEKMNGELLKSMSEEILRTEFHMSQFHAIKVIKFVNGWRP; this is encoded by the exons ATGGCGGTTTTAGTTCCGTTTTCAGATATCCAACCAAAGATTTACGCAACTACAGAAAAGG CAAAATCCCGTCCATCTTATCTGCACGATACAGGGAGACGCCGAACCTCTAGTCATCACTACATTGACCTTGATGTAACTTCTGAAGAAG GCGGCGAGGATGAGGATGGCGAAAGTGAAGAGCGTGCCCTTGAAGCGGCCGATCCTGAGGACCCGTATGTTAGCCTTGGTGCTATACGGCGAAAAGAAG AGAGGGACAAATGCGAGAGTCCACTTAGAGAAGGGGGACTTGCAAATTGCAGTCAGTCACTCGATGATGAG TTTGGTACTGACTACACAATTCTCAGATCCCCTTTGGTCCCCGGCATGGTGCCGTCTCCCTCCTTGAAGAGCATCCTTCGGTTTACTCATGATTTGACTGAAAGCTCTTCGTACTACCAAGTACCGAAGAATAGGAGCATTGATGAGGATATTTATATCGATGAGGATGGTGCAAGTAGTCAGAGCGATGACGAGGAGCTAGAAGAGTTGAAAACAACCGGTGTGGCAG GAAACTTCCCAGAAAGAAAATCTCTAAGAAGTCGATGTCCTGACTCCCTTCCTCGCAATGCACCGCCTCCTATTCCAGACCGCTCACCACTTTATCGAAGAGAGTCCACGCCGATTACGCTAGGGGGATTTACACAAAGAACCGCTTCTACTTTGGGTGCTTCAATGGTTAATGGTTTGGGAAGTAAGACGCTTTCGCCAGCAACTCCAGTTTCACGTAGAGATACGTCAGCAGTGAACAAGACGACCATGATGTCGTCTCTGTTATTCGAATTTCGAGCTCGCCATAGTGTAACCAATATCTCGTCAGCTACGGTTGATGACCATGACGGTTTGGCCGGACTATCCGGAAACCACCCGATCGATGACATACCACcacctcttcctcctcctcggCAAACGATAACTCCCTATCCTGAAAAGGTCCAAGTAACATCACCGTCACCCCCACCACCGTCACCTCCATctccaacaccatcatcatcatcatcttcatcaccatcaccaccaccgccaccgaTTCCATCGCCACCTTCCGAAGACGGCGTGGAAGACTTGAGCGTGCTCCCTATCGCTGactttcctcctcctcttccagAGAGGTCGCTTTCTCTGGCTTCCTTGTCTTCGTTGACATCGGGGGTCTCGGCCGCCTCTGTAGCTTCTGTAGATTCAGTGAAATCAGCGACATCGGTGGAGAGTCTTACGAGCCTATCATCATTTACAGGCCTACCAATGTCAGATA GCCAAAGTTTCCCAGATTCAATCAAGACGTTGAAGGCGAATAATATGAATCGCTACCCAACATTCTCCACGATGCGACACAAACGCACTGAAACGCTCGGAAGGATGCATGACAAGGGAAGTGTTTCACTTGGGCGTTCCGTATCATGCTTGTCTCCACATGGCCATCGGAACCTCGCGGCCGCCAATCGGAAGTTGCCACCGCTTCCGATTAGCAATAAGCAGTCCGAGGTGTCACCGATTTCCGACTATACTCTTGAACCGAAGACAACGACTTTCAGACGACCACGTCCATTTAGTAGCGAGAACATCCTCGAAGGCACTCGGGATTTCCCACCTCCGCTTCCGGCAGACCGATCATCATCCATGGAGAACTTGCTTCGTCAAAATAGGG CAGGTTATGCTAACTCACACGGAGTACCTGCTACGGGACCGGCTACACCGCCTCGGATGTCGGCGACGCCCTCAAAATCAGCTGCAAAAGTTAAACGTCAACGGAGCTACTTCGCTTCAAATCGCAGTAGGGCTCCGACGCAGAAGCCCCAAATCCCCACCGCCAACATTGCCCCGAGACCTTCACCACTAAGCAACATCATGCTCTCTCTTTCGAAGTCACACGACGGGGCTATACCTCGAAGACATGATCCATTACCTAGCCATCAAGCGACTTCAACAGAAGATGGCGATTCTGATGGCAATTCCGATGATGATTCCGATGATGATGGCGATCATAATTATCTCTATCCAGAGGCGCCGACATATGACGACACTGAAACGTACCCATCGAATAGTGCTGCTTTGAAT GTAACGCCTCCAACTGTACCGGCTCGAATCGCGAAAAAATCTGCCAGCCTACCCCGCAGTTGCATCAAGAATCTCAAGGACATACCAGTGGACATCGCTACCCTTAGCTGCGATCAGATCGCTCAGGCACTTCGTCTTCTTAACATCCGTGATGATATCATCGACAAACTCCGATCGGAAAAGATGAACGGCGAGCTTCTTAAGTCGATGTCAGAGGAGATACTTCGAACCGAGTTTCACATGTCGCAATTCCACGCCATCAAAGTCATCAAATTCGTCAATGGATGGCGACCCTAA